A stretch of the Malassezia restricta mitochondrion, complete genome genome encodes the following:
- the cox2 gene encoding cytochrome c oxidase subunit 2 — protein MISLVKNLTLLGLELSLIAYPPAECDSPEPWQISIQESASPVAEGISELLDSLTFYLIIIVFGVLWAIFNTVHYYKEKNNPITHHFSHGATIELVWTISPALFLIAMAFPSFKLLYLTDEVYSPSMTIKAVGHQWYWSYEYSDFLNEDGESIEFDSYMIPESDLEDGQLRLLDVDNNVVIPVDTNIRFIVTGQDVIHSFAVPSLGMKVDGIPGRLNQAATIAEREGLFYGQCSELCGILHGFMPICVEAVSPEKYLEWMESVS, from the coding sequence ATGATCTCTCTAGTAAAAAATCTAACTCTACTAGGCCTTGAACTGTCACTTATTGCATATCCTCCTGCAGAATGTGATTCACCAGAACCATGGCAAATTAGTATTCAAGAATCTGCCTCTCCTGTTGCGGAAGGTATTTCTGAACTACTTGATTCTCTAACATTTTATCTAATCATTATTGTATTTGGTGTACTATGGGCTATTTTCAATACAGTACATTACTACAAAGAAAAAAATAATCCTATTACACATCATTTTAGTCATGGAGCTACTATTGAGCTAGTATGGACAATCTCTCCAGCTCTATTCCTTATTGCCATGGCTTTCCCAAGTTTCAAACTTCTATATCTTACAGATGAAGTATATTCTCCATCAATGACTATTAAAGCTGTTGGACACCAATGGTATTGGTCATATGAATACTCAGATTTCCTAAATGAAGATGGAGAATCTATTGAATTTGATTCATACATGATCCCTGAATCAGACCTTGAAGATGGACAACTACGACTACTAGATGTAGATAATAATGTAGTTATTCCAGTAGATACAAATATTCGATTTATCGTTACAGGTCAAGATGTTATCCATTCATTTGCTGTACCTTCTCTAGGTATGAAAGTGGATGGTATTCCAGGACGACTAAATCAAGCTGCTACAATTGCTGAACGAGAAGGTCTATTCTATGGACAATGTTCAGAACTATGTGGAATCCTACATGGATTTATGCCTATTTGTGTAGAGGCTGTAAGTCCAGAAAAATACCTAGAATGGATGGAAAGTGTATCTTAG